The following coding sequences are from one Ornithorhynchus anatinus isolate Pmale09 chromosome 18, mOrnAna1.pri.v4, whole genome shotgun sequence window:
- the DDX3X gene encoding ATP-dependent RNA helicase DDX3X isoform X1, which produces MSHVAVENALGLDQQFAGLDLNSSDNQSGGSTASKGRYIPPHLRNREASKGFYDKDSSGWSSSKDKDAYSSFGSRNDARGKSSFFSDRGSGSRGRFDDRGRSDYDGMGSRDRSGFGKFERGGNSRWSDKSDEDDWSKPLPPSDRLEQELFSGGNTGINFEKYDDIPVEATGSNCPPHIESFSDVEMGEIIMGNIELTRYTRPTPVQKHAIPIIKEKRDLMACAQTGSGKTAAFLLPILSQIYTDGPGEALRAMKENGRYGRRKQYPISLVLAPTRELAVQIYEEARKFAYRSRVRPCVVYGGADIGQQIRDLERGCHLLVATPGRLVDMMERGKIGLDFCKYLVLDEADRMLDMGFEPQIRRIVEQDTMPQKGIRHTMMFSATFPKEIQMLARDFLDEYIFLAVGRVGSTSENITQKVVWVEESDKRSFLLDLLNATGKESYDEFQHRSGASGKDSLTLVFVETKKGADSLEDFLYHEGYACTSIHGDRSQRDREEALHQFRSGKSPILVATAVAARGLDISNVKHVINFDLPSDIEEYVHRIGRTGRVGNLGLATSFFNERNINITKDLLDLLVEAKQEVPSWLENMAYEHHYKGSSRGRSKSSRFSGGFGARDYRQSSGASSSSFSSSRASSSRSSGGGGGGHGGSRGFGGGGYGGFYNSDGYGGNYNSQGVDWWGN; this is translated from the exons TTTGCTGGCCTAGACCTGAATTCATCAGATAACCAGAGTGGAGGAAGTACAGCAAGCA AAGGCCGTTACATTCCTCCTCAtttaaggaacagagaagcatcAAAAG GATTCTATGACAAAGATAGTTCGGGATGGAGTTCTAGTAAAGATAAGGATGCTTACAGCAGCTTCGGCTCCCGCAACGATGCAAGAGGAAAGTCTAGTTTCTTCAGCGACCGTGGGAGTGGGTCAAGAGGAAG ATTTGACGATCGTGGAAGAAGTGATTATGATGGAATGGGCAGTCGTGACAGGAGTGGCTTTGGGAAATTTGAGCGTGGTGGAAACAGTCGCTGGTCTGATAAGTCGGATGAAGATGATTGGTCTAAACCACTTCCACCAAGTGACCGCTTGGAACA GGAACTCTTTTCTGGAGGAAACACTGGCATTAACTTTGAGAAGTACGATGACATTCCTGTCGAAGCAACTGGCAGCAACTGCCCTCCCCATATTGAAAGT TTCAGTGATGTTGAGATGGGAGAAATTATTATGGGGAATATTGAGCTCACTCGTTACACCCGACCTACTCCAGTGCAGAAACATGCTATCCCTATCATCAAAGAGAAGAGAGATTTGATGGCCTGTGCCCAAACAG GTTCTGGGAAGACTGCTGCATTTCTTCTACCCATTTTGAGTCAGATCTATACAGATGGTCCAGGGGAGGCTTTAAGGGCCATGAAG GAAAATGGAAGATATGGACGCCGCAAACAATATCCAATCTCTCTAGTTTTAGCACCAACAAGAGAATTGGCGGTGCAAATCTATGAAGAAGCCAGAAAG TTTGCCTACCGATCAAGAGTCCGCCCCTGTGTGGTTTATGGTGGCGCTGATATTGGTCAGCAAATTCGAGACCTGGAACGTGGATGCCACTTGCTGGTGGCGACTCCAGGCCGTCTGGTAGATAtgatggaaaggggaaagattggcTTAGACTTTTGCAA GTACTTAGTTTTGGACGAAGCCGATCGTATGCTCGATATGGGGTTTGAACCTCAGATTCGTCGCATAGTCGAACAAGATACTATGCCTCAGAAGGGAATTCGTCACACTATGATGTTCAGTGCTACTTTTCCTAAGGAAATACAG ATGCTTGCGCGTGACTTCCTGGATGAGTATATCTTTCTCGCTGTAGGCAGAGTTGGTTCTACATCTGAGAACATCACACAGAAAGTAGTGTGGGTGGAAGAATCAGACAAACGGTCATTTCTGCTTGACCTCCTAAATGCTACAGGTAAAGAAAGTTACGACGAATTTCAACACCGCTCTGGTGCCTCAG GCAAGGATTCCTTGACCTTGGTGTTTGTGGAGACCAAAAAGGGGGCCGACTCTCTGGAGGACTTCCTTTACCATGAGGGGTATGCTTGTACCAGTATCCATGGAGACCGGTCGCAGAGGGACCGAGAAGAAGCACTTCATCAGTTTCGCTCAGGAAAAAGTCCGATCTTAGTGGCTACAGCA gtggcaGCCAGAGGCCTAGACATTTCAAATGTGAAGCATGTCATAAACTTTGACCTGCCAAGTGATATCGAGGAGTATGTTCATCGGATTGGCCGAACGGGACGTGTTGGGAACCTCG GTCTGGCCACTTCATTCTTCAATGAGAGGAACATAAACATCACCAAGGATTTGCTGGATCTTCTAGTTGAAGCTAAACAGGAAGTGCCATCTTGGTTAGAAAACATGGCGTATGAGCATCATTACAAGGGTAGCAGCCGTGGACGTTCTAAGAG CAGTAGATTCAGCGGAGGATTCGGTGCCAGAGACTACCGACAAAGTAGCGGAGCCAGCAGCTCCAGCTTCAGCAGTAGCCGAGCAAGCAGCAGCCGAAGCAGTGGTGGAGGCGGCGGTGGTCACGGCGGCAGCCGTGGATTCGGTGGAG GTGGCTATGGAGGCTTCTACAACAGCGACGGCTATGGCGGAAACTATAACTCCCAGGGGGTTGACTGGTGGGGTAACTGA
- the DDX3X gene encoding ATP-dependent RNA helicase DDX3X isoform X2 — translation MSHVAVENALGLDQQFAGLDLNSSDNQSGGSTASKGRYIPPHLRNREASKGFYDKDSSGWSSSKDKDAYSSFGSRNDARGKSSFFSDRGSGSRGRFDDRGRSDYDGMGSRDRSGFGKFERGGNSRWSDKSDEDDWSKPLPPSDRLEQELFSGGNTGINFEKYDDIPVEATGSNCPPHIESFSDVEMGEIIMGNIELTRYTRPTPVQKHAIPIIKEKRDLMACAQTGSGKTAAFLLPILSQIYTDGPGEALRAMKENGRYGRRKQYPISLVLAPTRELAVQIYEEARKFAYRSRVRPCVVYGGADIGQQIRDLERGCHLLVATPGRLVDMMERGKIGLDFCKYLVLDEADRMLDMGFEPQIRRIVEQDTMPQKGIRHTMMFSATFPKEIQMLARDFLDEYIFLAVGRVGSTSENITQKVVWVEESDKRSFLLDLLNATGKDSLTLVFVETKKGADSLEDFLYHEGYACTSIHGDRSQRDREEALHQFRSGKSPILVATAVAARGLDISNVKHVINFDLPSDIEEYVHRIGRTGRVGNLGLATSFFNERNINITKDLLDLLVEAKQEVPSWLENMAYEHHYKGSSRGRSKSSRFSGGFGARDYRQSSGASSSSFSSSRASSSRSSGGGGGGHGGSRGFGGGGYGGFYNSDGYGGNYNSQGVDWWGN, via the exons TTTGCTGGCCTAGACCTGAATTCATCAGATAACCAGAGTGGAGGAAGTACAGCAAGCA AAGGCCGTTACATTCCTCCTCAtttaaggaacagagaagcatcAAAAG GATTCTATGACAAAGATAGTTCGGGATGGAGTTCTAGTAAAGATAAGGATGCTTACAGCAGCTTCGGCTCCCGCAACGATGCAAGAGGAAAGTCTAGTTTCTTCAGCGACCGTGGGAGTGGGTCAAGAGGAAG ATTTGACGATCGTGGAAGAAGTGATTATGATGGAATGGGCAGTCGTGACAGGAGTGGCTTTGGGAAATTTGAGCGTGGTGGAAACAGTCGCTGGTCTGATAAGTCGGATGAAGATGATTGGTCTAAACCACTTCCACCAAGTGACCGCTTGGAACA GGAACTCTTTTCTGGAGGAAACACTGGCATTAACTTTGAGAAGTACGATGACATTCCTGTCGAAGCAACTGGCAGCAACTGCCCTCCCCATATTGAAAGT TTCAGTGATGTTGAGATGGGAGAAATTATTATGGGGAATATTGAGCTCACTCGTTACACCCGACCTACTCCAGTGCAGAAACATGCTATCCCTATCATCAAAGAGAAGAGAGATTTGATGGCCTGTGCCCAAACAG GTTCTGGGAAGACTGCTGCATTTCTTCTACCCATTTTGAGTCAGATCTATACAGATGGTCCAGGGGAGGCTTTAAGGGCCATGAAG GAAAATGGAAGATATGGACGCCGCAAACAATATCCAATCTCTCTAGTTTTAGCACCAACAAGAGAATTGGCGGTGCAAATCTATGAAGAAGCCAGAAAG TTTGCCTACCGATCAAGAGTCCGCCCCTGTGTGGTTTATGGTGGCGCTGATATTGGTCAGCAAATTCGAGACCTGGAACGTGGATGCCACTTGCTGGTGGCGACTCCAGGCCGTCTGGTAGATAtgatggaaaggggaaagattggcTTAGACTTTTGCAA GTACTTAGTTTTGGACGAAGCCGATCGTATGCTCGATATGGGGTTTGAACCTCAGATTCGTCGCATAGTCGAACAAGATACTATGCCTCAGAAGGGAATTCGTCACACTATGATGTTCAGTGCTACTTTTCCTAAGGAAATACAG ATGCTTGCGCGTGACTTCCTGGATGAGTATATCTTTCTCGCTGTAGGCAGAGTTGGTTCTACATCTGAGAACATCACACAGAAAGTAGTGTGGGTGGAAGAATCAGACAAACGGTCATTTCTGCTTGACCTCCTAAATGCTACAG GCAAGGATTCCTTGACCTTGGTGTTTGTGGAGACCAAAAAGGGGGCCGACTCTCTGGAGGACTTCCTTTACCATGAGGGGTATGCTTGTACCAGTATCCATGGAGACCGGTCGCAGAGGGACCGAGAAGAAGCACTTCATCAGTTTCGCTCAGGAAAAAGTCCGATCTTAGTGGCTACAGCA gtggcaGCCAGAGGCCTAGACATTTCAAATGTGAAGCATGTCATAAACTTTGACCTGCCAAGTGATATCGAGGAGTATGTTCATCGGATTGGCCGAACGGGACGTGTTGGGAACCTCG GTCTGGCCACTTCATTCTTCAATGAGAGGAACATAAACATCACCAAGGATTTGCTGGATCTTCTAGTTGAAGCTAAACAGGAAGTGCCATCTTGGTTAGAAAACATGGCGTATGAGCATCATTACAAGGGTAGCAGCCGTGGACGTTCTAAGAG CAGTAGATTCAGCGGAGGATTCGGTGCCAGAGACTACCGACAAAGTAGCGGAGCCAGCAGCTCCAGCTTCAGCAGTAGCCGAGCAAGCAGCAGCCGAAGCAGTGGTGGAGGCGGCGGTGGTCACGGCGGCAGCCGTGGATTCGGTGGAG GTGGCTATGGAGGCTTCTACAACAGCGACGGCTATGGCGGAAACTATAACTCCCAGGGGGTTGACTGGTGGGGTAACTGA